The DNA region AGCTTCTTGCAGGGAGCCAGATGCAGAGAGAGGAGATATCGCGGATGAAGTAGCATGTGGGGATGAGATTAATGTGACGTCCGCCAGCACCAAGAAAATAGCCCCAAAACAAGTCAGCTTCGCCCGTACAAGATATGGTCGGACAAGAGTTCGCAAGCTCGATATTGTTGAGCTTGGATTTGTTTACATAGTGATGATTTGTTTTTGACATGACGGCATAACCTTCGACCGCCCACTGTATGAGCACAAGCTCACAGTTGTGGAACGTATTGCATTTCTTATGTCCGTTTGTTCTGTTCTGTAAACCATCCAATATTCTATGTTTCTTTTAGGGGTGCCAATAACAGTTTGTTTAGAGACATTCAGTAAGAGAATGAAGGCTCTATCTCCAGTTCTTAAAAGTGGTTGGGGAAAGTGCGGACCAAAATATGAGGACGCGAGAAGACGTGGCATTGGCTATATTGGCGGAGTAGAGCTGTTGAATGTTTGAGTGATGACTTGATCGGCCGagctgaggaagatgatcaagAAGGGGTGTTTGTATGTAGCGAGAGCGTACACGGACAAATGTAATTATCTGACTGCCATCAGAGGTAAAAGCTACCTTGAGTCGAGTCCAATGTATTATACATACGTACGTGCTCACGCCAACAGGCTTGCTGCGAAAGACCTTCTGAAAGTCGTCGATTATCTGTGATCGCTTGCCGAACCATCGCCGAATGGACGGTGGACTATAGGCAAACTATAGTAGGCTCGACTTCTtggctcgacacaagcccctcgacggacatcAATGATgagtgatgatggtggtaAGTAACGAGTGCGATGCTGACTTATTTATATTATTTACTCCTCTGCTGGAATCGCCGATACGGTCATGTCCGTCTTTGTCTCTGCCACATTCGGTCTTATTCACCTGAAGGCTAAATTCCGCCCGTTGATTGCTGGCCGGCAAAAACTCAGCTCGTGTTCTTgacatctcttctcttcaatcAAAACCTATCGTTCAAAGCACCGTTTTGCAGGAACATCTGTAGACACAATGGTGcgttttttttctttttctttctcttctcttatTCCATGTAATCCTGATTGCAACCGTTTGTAATATTGGGTTGATTGGATCTTGCTCTAATCTCCCCCATTTCCGCTAATATGACTTGTTTTCAAACAGCCGAAAGCCCCCTCCGCCACTAAGAACGCCGCCGCTGGCAAGCCTCTCCACAAGTTCTACGTCGACTGCTCCGTTCCTGTAAACGACTCTGTCTTCGACCTCGCCGCATTTGAGAAGTTCCTCCACGACCGCATTAAGGTTGATGGCAAGCCTGGACAGCTCGGCGACGTTGTCGCCGTCCAGAAAGAGGGTGAGTGCCCCCAAAATTCATTAGTTGAATAGTGTTCTGATGGTCATTGCACAGGTGCCAAGATCGTCCTCACTTCCCAGATCCCTTTTTCCAAGAGGTACCTGAAGTACCTTACCAAAAAgcatttgaagaagaactcTTTTGAGAACTTCCTGCGGTTAGTCATGTGTAACATCGCTGTTATCATATACTAACTTATCTATAGTGTCGTTGCCACTTCCAAGGACACCTACTCCCTCAAGTACTTTAAGGTTGATCAGGATGAAgctgaggaggatgaactCGCTTAAGTGCGTAGCTTCAAGGACAGTTGCCGGAgcatgcatgtaaatgGTGCATTGCAAAAAGATACTCGACATAGTAGAACGCGTGTTAGCAGGAGACAGAAAAAACGAAAAAAGGGTGATATGCTCATTTCAAATTTACTATCATCTCTATATATTAATATTCCCCGCCTCACCTTGAAAATTTCCTCACTTTTTGCCTTCGTTCTCATCCATTACCCCCACACCCCCCATTCAACCGCCAGCGTTACGTAGACGAGAATTGGCTCTACATGCCTATAACCTTTTCAGGCGTGCATGCATTGAACCATGGACATGAAAAACGTCGCCAAAAAAATGGTGGCCATGCTTGAAGTCGTGCCTGAAGACATGGATTACTTATTTATTCGTTCGTTGCCGCCATATGCATGGCGGATatcgccgccgccgccgtttcactcgtcatcgtcattcGAGATTGAATAACCTTCCAGTTTCCAGACCTTTCTtatgtttcttcttctgttatACGTATCGTCTCATGCCACGGCTTCCTGGACCTTCTACTGCACTATAAACTGCTTTAACTGCCTTTATTCCGCTAAAACGCACCAATCCCGACgactcctctttccatcccctGTCCCTAAACACCCTGGAGACCCGCCTCTTCAACTGTACCTCCTCAGTCACACTCATCCAACCGTCACCgtcctccaaatcctctcCCTGGCGGTGACGTGCCCCCGAGTTTTATGGCCCCTCGAaccaaacaacaaacagcaATCGCCATAACTTGGCTGCCTGTGACGTATTATGCCCAAAATATCATGTTAGATTTTGGATAGACGAGCATGCGGATGGCGCGACCGGAAGTGGCAAAGCTCTCCAGCTGCTAACCCTACAATACATGCTGTGCCAATGAAGCTGTACAGCTACCTCTGCCTACAGATCCTGAACCTGAACTCTACTAGCTAAGCTTTCGACCAGTAATTCGGAAGGTACGCCTCCCTTCTACCCAGTCCCCTTGATCATACCTCTGTGAAATCACCTAGAATGCAGCCGGCTTCAGAAGCGACCTTCGCAGCTATAACCGCGCTTTGGATATGCCGTTTATTGGCTTCAGACATCAACATCAATCCATCTGGGGACCCAAAGGCATTAGATCTGTTACCCATTTGCAGCCGAGTCTTATCATCTCATCAGATTCCTTTTGTCTGCGCTTGAAGACGCCTCTATTTATGCTCAGGTCGGTATGTCTGAACTTAACGAAGATAGCAGAGTCCAGCAACTTAACAGAATTGAAATGCTTTCAACTACTGTGATGGGAATCCTCAGGCGGATTGAACAGATGTCGCTGTGTGTAGTTTCTTATATCAAGTAGCTCCTAACAATGCAGGAAAGACTGCAACGAGAGCCTCACGTAAGTACGTTTTACTTCACAGCTGTATAGTATATCTAACGTTTCCGCTGTAGGCAAATCGACTCACGCCTATTAAACCCGAAACAACATGATCATCGTCGATACAATCTCTCTAcaatggatgatgaagtcGCGGTTATACCATGCAAGCTCTGAAATAGAACCTAGCAGCGGCCGTGGGACCATACAGAAAACCTGTGGAAGTAAAAAATCTCAACGAGTGAGCGAGAAAAGCCGCCACTTTTTACCCCCCCATTTCATTCTGATTTATCACCAGGGAGAATATGGATGGTATTCCTAGATCCCATCTCGCTGAAGGGCGTAACTACCCATCATCAATTATAGAACTCACATCCTCTGCTAACATCGTCATTTCAGGATGAGGCAGGAACGGTACAAAAAGTCCCTATGGAGCAATCCTATGCCTTACGGTCTTATTGAGCGCCCAGGCAGTTCCAATGCGCTCTTGCAATATGGACCTCTTTATTTCGAAAGTTGACAGTAGACACTTACTCAGCTCCAAATCCCAATGGCAATGCCTCCTCCTAGCCTTGATGATACTGGGTCTTCAGAAGCGAACCACCAAAACGTAGTCTTCAATACAAACGCAAACAATCGTCATATACTGGAAGACGGCTGACATAGCCGCACTCAACTCACCCAGTTCTTCAAAGTTGGTCGACTGACGTCAAAATGTAACCTTCGAGACGGTCAATGGATTGAACTTTAGGGCCCGACTTTGACAAATTACCGACGTACAGTTCCCGAACGTTCTAGACAGCACGTTCACTCGAGCCCCACAGAAGGGGGAACATGGCACAGTGTTTCTGTCCGTGAGTGAATTCAAGAGCGATGACCCCGCATCTCTGAAGGATAACAAGCATCTCCTTCTATATCAGCTAACTGTGGCTCTGTATAGGTTTGGCCGCTGCGGGAATGTTTGCAGCGCCTATGGAATTGCTGATAACTTTGACATATCAGGTGTATCTCCCCAAGGTTGTCTTTTGTAGCAATTTTGCGCTGACTAAACACACAGGGACCATCACTTCTTTAGACATATAGAGTGATCGTAGCTTTGCAAGGTGTCGAAGATCAGGTGGCGGTGTGGCCggacggaagaggaaggtcTCACATTGCTAATTActtcgaagaagaagggttgcCCGGTGGTTGTGTGGGACCTATGGATGGCAGCCTGATTCCCTTTGCCATCAAATTTCCAAGACCAGATGCCCCGGACTTTTTCTCTTATAAATCTAGATATGGATTTCCAATCCTTGCTGTTTGTGATGACAGAATGCGGATCATTTTCGCTCAGTACAACTTAATCCCTTTGCACTTAAACGCGCAGCAGCAATCGCCATAAAATAACTAGTAGGTCAagttcatcttccaaaccGCCAAAGCGTAGTTTCCAGTGCAAACGCAAACATTCATCACATACTAGAAAACGGCAGAAATAGCCGCACTCAACCCATTCACATCTTCAAGGCCAGTCAACAATTTATACGCTAACTTCTGCATGGCAATGACGATGGAATACCTAAAACTGAACGCAATTCTCAATTTTTCTTGTACTTGAATTATTTGTCCGACATCCCGGGCGAAGTCTTTCGCGGGTCATCATTAGTTATCCTTTGCAGAGACATCATACATGGAAGACGTTGcaattgatgatgatggatgaaCTCTTCTTGTTCGTTTCATCCCCCTCATCCGATTAGTACTATGCGACCATTCCTAGCCATTATGCATGTATCACTCTCCTACTTACGCGCTATGTACAGTAATATGACGACTTAGTCCCCGGTCCCTTTATTTACTTGCTTTGACTCGTTGTTTCTCGCTTCCCAGTACCTGATACCTATCATTTGTGGGTGGCAAAATCGTAGTCGATGGTCGAGTGAACGCATCAGTGTACCCACAATCCCATTATCACCCTATCAAATGTCGGTAAATAACAGTAATCCTGACACCTGACCTACTAccaaaagaaagaattTCCATCTCATGATCCCACAGAGTTCTGTGCATGACTCTTGGTCTTTTCGTGCTGGGTGCTGGACTGGACAACGAGGACATGCTCGAGATAAGGCCTAAATGTATATGCCATCATACAACATTACGAGGGTCCGACAATAAGATATCATCAATAGCTGGACACTTCGAGCACTGCGATTAAGGCCGACTAGAGCGAGATGTTGGATCATCGGTAAAGTAGGTTACGCTCTATATGGTGCACAATGTCAATATCATCAGCATCACCGATTAGCGATGGAAGTCCGAAGCGTACCTGAAGATCAAGATAATTCTTCAGTTCttttttccatcctcttcttgtcatTCCGGATGCAATTGCTTTGCTCACCAATTCATCAAAGGCAATCGGCTAATGGATCGAATCAAGGGTATTAGTCACCGTCATGAACGTGTGTACAGTGATATACCTACCTCGTAGCGAAGAATACGTAAATACAAGTCGTGGTCACTCGTTAACATGCCTTGAAACTGACCATGAAGATCGACGACAGTGCCGTTAATTTTACCTTTATTTAAGACTTCTCCTTCCGAACTTTTACTCTTGCACGGCTTCTGATCATTATTACCATCGTCTTCACTAGGGTGCGAACAGTCATTACCCAAAGATATAAACTCTGCCGACGAAGCGCTTCCCTCTGACGTTTCACTCTCAAGGGGATTCAAAGCTTTCCAGCATTCTGCTGCGACTTGGACCAAAGACAACTGATCTTTGATTGGTTTATAGCCGTAATCGGCGATCAAGAGCTACTGGATGTCAGTACATGAGTAATAATCAACATTAAATCACGGAACACATACCCGAAGAGCCTTCACATCCCAAGAATCGTAGTCTGGCATGCCCCGAGCGCGTAGATCCCTTAACCTCTCTCCCCTCACGCAAATTTTGACCAGCGCTTTTCCGTCAATCGAATCAATAttgttttcttctccccagcCCAATTTGGAAGACTTGCTATCAGTGGGGTTTGAATGCTTAACACTTGAAACAACAGTAGTCGAAGAGCATACTGAAGGTGTACGGGCTTCGTCTTCCTGCAAGATGTTATCATGGATAGATGAGTTGCCTTCCCATGTTAGGATGGCACCGTCCTGGTTTGTAGCACCGTTCTGGTTTGTATCAAAGTCATATTCTCCACATTCTCCACCCTTCTTGGGTGACTCCAGTTTCCGGGGGGTCATTGTATGCGACTCGGTAGGACTGGGGGCGAAAGGCATTAATTTTTCTCGGAGGTTTTTCTTCTCGGGGATAAGAGACGCCTCTTGCTCATCCAAAACGAATGTTCGATCATCAGAGATGATAGACAGGCGAGAGAATACCGAAAAGATCTTACGTTTCAAAGCTGAACTTCCGATTAAGGAACTTGACGAAGTATTGCCGACTTTCAAACCACCATCTTCGGGCACAATTAGTCTCGTATAGGTACTCGACATTTGTATCTTACTACCATTTGATGACACTTCCCCCCCAGCCTCGAGCTTTTGTAGGTCACCGCTTCCTTCCGGAGGGATTCCCTGCGGTGCGCGAATCCCTCCGTGACAGAAAGGGCCGCTGGCAgacatcttcatcaccaaagGTGATGTCAATCATTTGATCTGGATGAACACGGCATATTTTTTCTGAAGGTAAATCCCTCATTGGCTCTGGCTCTTTtatgtcttcttcttcagagtCAGATGCTGGTACAAGGATTTCCCGTTGGGCAGGCGCGGATGATGGATTTGGGGACATTTTCGAGAGGCGGAGTGAATTTGACGATGTGGGTGATGAAATCGATGAGCCCGATTTTGGATAAGCTTGAGCTAGGCTCGATGCACCGAAGGGCTGAGTGGGAGGGAAATAATCATCGTCTCGAATTCTGATTGGGGAAGCCGACCTGATATTCTCACTGGAGGGTGACAGCTGAATTAATGCGTTTTCATTATCTGACAATGCTGAAGGGCTGGAGGGACCAATCCAATCTCTAACCCTTGAACggacttcttcttcccaatctTTCCCACGGTTGTCACTCGGATGTACATTGGTGACGCTTGTGAGACCAGTGACAGTAGCAACATTACCTGGTTTTCGGCCCTTGGAATCATTCCTTGTGTTGAACTTTCGGTTATCCAAAAGATTCTTTCCTCTAGTAAAAAAACCAACGTCATTGGTAAGTGAACGAGTGTGCAATTCCAGTAAAGAAGACGGCTCGATGCGGGAAGATAACGCATTGTGAATCAGCTGTTGCAGATCAGGTGGAGCGTTTGGCGGTCGATAAAGAGGAGGTCTACAGATTGACATATGTCTCTGACGGCAGTAAGTGATAAATTAGCCGATGGAGACCGGTTTCAGACGGCTGAACCCACTCACCCAGCGAGCTATGccactttctttccctttccacctCACTTTGCAAATAGGGCAGGCTTGAAGCTGTAATAACACCGAAGTTCTACCAAGCCATTTGGGTACAGAGTCCGGTTCCAAGCCAATATCAGGCAGCAATGTGTGAGATCCTGGTTGTTTGGACAGGCTATCAGATTTCCCCCGTGTTTTGACTGTGGGCGCGGACACCGCGTCTGATTTCCTTTTTGCATTGCTCTTAGACGAGGGACGGGACATCTCTTTTGTGGGCCGAGACAATTTTCCTGCCGCCGTCGAACTTGAGACCTCTTTGAAACGATACTTTTCAGCCAGACCTCCCAAAACAGGGCCGATGAATTCTggttcatcatcatcgttaTCGCTGATCACGAGGGTCTTACTTCTCGATTCGTGATTGGAAGAATTCATCACTTTGGGTAATGAGACATGTCGCCTTTGAAAGGGAGCGGGAGCAAATGAAGGGGTACAATCCAGGTAAACTGGTTCGTcggacgaagaggaggacgtGGAAACACGGGTGGAGAGTCGGGGGGGCATGATGTGCGGTACCTAGTGCTCGACGCGGAGGCgggaaagtggaggaaggtggtAATTTCGCCGAGCGTTTAACAGCTTACCGGAGCATCCTCGTGGGAGTTGCTGTTATCAAGAGAACGTCAATGATTAAAAGTAGGTCAACAACACGCAAATCTCGTTTGTTCGTTGGCGAAACAAGCTCCCTTGTCGGACATTGGGCCAATGTCCGACA from Cryptococcus neoformans var. neoformans B-3501A chromosome 4, whole genome shotgun sequence includes:
- a CDS encoding 60S ribosomal protein L22 (Match to ESTs gb|CF191624.1|CF191624, gb|CF187714.1|CF187714, gb|CF187316.1|CF187316; HMMPfam hit to Ribosomal_L22e, Ribosomal L22e protein family, score: 185.4, E(): 1.1e-52) → MPKAPSATKNAAAGKPLHKFYVDCSVPVNDSVFDLAAFEKFLHDRIKVDGKPGQLGDVVAVQKEGAKIVLTSQIPFSKRYLKYLTKKHLKKNSFENFLRVVATSKDTYSLKYFKVDQDEAEEDELA